The genomic interval GTGGACGGGTGTCGATCGTCCAACAGCGACATCACTCCACTGTGTCTCGGAAACGGGTGGTCCGCCAACGGACTTACCGGTGTCAACGGGGATAAACCCGACGCCGACCGGGAACCAGACCAGCGGTAAGGTTTCACCGTCATTCCCGGCGGGTGCGGGAATCCGGTGCAAATCCGGAACGGTCGCGCCACTGTGATCGTCCTCATCGGGCGAAAGTCAGACCTCCCTCGCCGGGACGAACTCTGGAAAGGCCGCGACTTGCCTAATGAGAAACGCCTCGCGCAGCGATCCGGCGGCAGACGCCGAGCCCGGCTCCAGCCCCGGACATACCGCTGATGGTCCGTATTCGAACCGCGGTGGCCCTGCCGGCCCTCGCGGCAATGCTGCTGTGCGCGATGGTGATCGCCACCGGCTTCGGCGCCGAGACGCTTCCGGTCTCGGCAGTGGTAGACGTGCTGCGGCACCGCATGGTCGGCGGCACCGCGGTCGACCTCAGCCTGGACACCATCGTGTGGCAGCTCCGGGTGCCGCGCACCGTGCTCGCCGCGATCGTCGGCGCGGGCTTGGCGCTGGCCGGGGCGGCCATGCAAACCCTGGTCCGCAACCCACTGGCCGACCCGTACCTGCTGGGGGTGTCCTCCGGGGCGGGTGTCGGCGCGGCTGCGGTCATCACGTCCGGGTTGTTCGCGGGCGCCGGAATCTGGGCGCTGTCGGCCGGTGCCCTGGTCGGCGCGTTCGCCGCGGCGGCGATGGTCTTCGTCATCGCGGTCGCGCAGGGCGGATTGACGCCGCTGCGGCTGGTCCTCACCGGCACTGTTCTCGGCTCGGCGTTCGCCGCGTTCAGCAGCTATCTGATCTTTCGTAGCAAGGATCCGGCCGCTGCGCAGTCGGTGCTGTTCTGGCTGCTCGGCAGCCTCGCCGGCGCGGACTGGACCAAGCTCGCCCTGCCGCTGATCGTCGTCACGCTCAGCGGCCTGACGCTCTATATCGCCAGCGGCTGGCTGGACGCCCTGACCTTCGGCGCCGACACCGCGGCCTCCATCGGCGTCCCGGTCAAGCAGTTGCGGATCGCCCTGTTCGTTCTGCTCGCCATCCTGGTGGGCGTACTCGTCGCGGTCTCCGGCGGTATCGGCTTCGTCGGCCTCGTCATTCCGCACGCCGCCCGTCTCGTCGTCGGTC from Nocardia goodfellowii carries:
- a CDS encoding FecCD family ABC transporter permease, which encodes MVRIRTAVALPALAAMLLCAMVIATGFGAETLPVSAVVDVLRHRMVGGTAVDLSLDTIVWQLRVPRTVLAAIVGAGLALAGAAMQTLVRNPLADPYLLGVSSGAGVGAAAVITSGLFAGAGIWALSAGALVGAFAAAAMVFVIAVAQGGLTPLRLVLTGTVLGSAFAAFSSYLIFRSKDPAAAQSVLFWLLGSLAGADWTKLALPLIVVTLSGLTLYIASGWLDALTFGADTAASIGVPVKQLRIALFVLLAILVGVLVAVSGGIGFVGLVIPHAARLVVGPRHRDLLPASALCGALFLVIADAATRALGRPTEIPVGVLTGLIGAPAFLLLLGRRRYSFGES